One window of the Microbulbifer sp. Q7 genome contains the following:
- the polA gene encoding DNA polymerase I has protein sequence MSNDKKPSAPLILVDGSSYLYRAFHALPPLATSQGQPTGAVRGVISMLRKHLKEHPDSPVVVVFDAKGKTFRDELFEEYKSHRPPMPDDLRAQIQPIHDIIDAMGLPRLVIDGVEADDVIGTLAVQAQQKGIDVIISTGDKDMAQLVRPGVTLVNTMSNTVLDEEGVKEKFGVGPDLIIDFLALMGDKADNIPGVPGVGEKTALALLQGLGSLKDIYANLDAIAPLGFRGSKTLAKKMAEHKDAADMSYLLATIKTDVEMDCAPESLANGEPDTEKLRAMFSELEFRSWVDELGGDDEPESAAEALAVERNYSIILDEKTLDAWLERLKNAEVFAFDTETTSLNYMQAKLVGVSFAVEPGEAAYLPLAHDYMGAPAQVDFDVALGKLKPILEDERYKKVGQNLKYDSHILANYAIQLRGIARDTMLESYVLNSTASRHDMDSLAQKYLGESTVKFEDIAGKGAKQLTFNQIELDKAGPYAAEDADITLRLHRELSGRLAKEPSLEKVLDEIEMPLVPVLVHIERNGAYIDAAMLKKQSGELEQKMRELEQRAYDEAGEEFNLGSTKQLGAILFEKLQIPVIKKTPKGAPSTAEPVLQELALSHKLPALIMQYRGMAKLKNTYTDKLPQMIDPTSGRVHTSYHQAVAATGRLSSSDPNLQNIPIRTEEGRRIRQAFVADPRINGGSLIVAADYSQIELRIMAHLSGDKGLLDAFAEGADIHRATAAEVFEVPAAEVSDEQRRRAKAINFGLIYGMSAFGLAKQLDIPRADAQTYIDRYFQRYPGVLAYMENTRKQAADKGYVETLFGRRLYLPEINSRNGMQRQAAERTAINAPMQGTAADIIKRAMIAVDAWLREEALQSRLIMQVHDELVLEVPANERGLIVKRIPELMQAAAELDVPLIADLGEGVNWDEAH, from the coding sequence ATGAGCAATGACAAGAAACCTTCCGCGCCATTGATTCTGGTTGACGGCTCCTCCTACCTGTACCGCGCCTTTCACGCCCTGCCGCCCCTGGCCACCAGCCAGGGCCAGCCTACCGGCGCCGTGCGGGGCGTGATCTCCATGCTGCGCAAGCACCTCAAGGAGCACCCGGACAGCCCGGTAGTCGTGGTTTTCGACGCCAAGGGCAAGACCTTCCGCGATGAGCTGTTTGAAGAATACAAATCGCACCGCCCCCCCATGCCCGACGACCTGCGCGCGCAGATCCAGCCGATCCACGACATCATCGACGCCATGGGCCTGCCGCGGCTGGTGATCGACGGCGTGGAAGCGGACGATGTGATCGGTACGCTGGCGGTGCAAGCGCAGCAGAAAGGCATCGACGTCATCATCTCCACCGGCGACAAGGACATGGCCCAGCTGGTGCGCCCCGGTGTGACCCTGGTAAACACCATGTCCAACACCGTGCTGGATGAAGAGGGGGTGAAGGAAAAGTTTGGCGTAGGCCCGGACCTGATCATCGACTTCCTCGCCTTGATGGGCGACAAGGCCGACAACATTCCCGGGGTTCCGGGTGTGGGGGAAAAAACCGCGCTGGCACTGCTGCAGGGTCTGGGCAGCCTGAAAGACATCTACGCCAATCTCGACGCCATCGCGCCGCTGGGGTTCCGCGGCTCCAAGACCCTGGCCAAGAAAATGGCGGAGCACAAAGACGCCGCGGATATGTCGTACCTGCTCGCCACCATCAAAACCGATGTCGAGATGGATTGTGCGCCGGAGTCCCTGGCCAATGGCGAGCCGGATACGGAAAAGCTGCGGGCGATGTTTAGCGAGCTGGAGTTCCGCAGCTGGGTCGATGAGCTGGGCGGTGACGACGAGCCGGAATCCGCCGCCGAGGCGCTGGCGGTCGAGCGCAACTACAGCATTATTCTCGATGAGAAAACCCTGGACGCCTGGCTGGAGCGACTGAAAAACGCCGAGGTGTTCGCCTTTGATACGGAAACCACCAGCCTCAACTATATGCAGGCCAAACTGGTGGGGGTGAGCTTCGCGGTGGAGCCCGGTGAGGCCGCTTACCTGCCCCTTGCCCACGACTACATGGGTGCGCCCGCGCAGGTGGACTTCGACGTGGCACTGGGCAAACTGAAGCCGATTCTTGAAGATGAGCGCTATAAAAAAGTCGGCCAGAACCTCAAATACGACAGCCATATTCTGGCCAATTACGCCATCCAGCTGCGCGGCATCGCACGCGACACCATGCTGGAATCCTACGTGCTGAACAGCACCGCCAGCCGGCACGATATGGACAGCCTCGCGCAAAAATATCTCGGCGAATCAACGGTCAAGTTCGAGGATATTGCCGGCAAGGGCGCCAAGCAGCTGACCTTCAACCAGATCGAACTGGACAAGGCCGGGCCCTACGCCGCGGAAGACGCCGATATTACCCTGCGCCTGCACCGGGAGCTGAGTGGTCGCCTGGCCAAGGAGCCGAGCCTGGAAAAAGTGCTCGACGAAATCGAGATGCCGCTGGTACCCGTGCTGGTGCATATCGAGCGCAATGGTGCCTACATCGATGCGGCCATGCTGAAGAAGCAGTCCGGCGAGCTGGAACAGAAAATGCGCGAGCTCGAACAGCGCGCCTACGACGAGGCGGGCGAGGAATTCAATCTCGGCTCCACCAAGCAGCTGGGCGCTATCCTGTTTGAAAAACTCCAGATCCCGGTGATCAAGAAGACCCCCAAGGGGGCGCCGTCCACCGCGGAGCCGGTACTACAGGAGCTGGCCCTTTCCCACAAACTGCCGGCGTTGATCATGCAGTACCGGGGCATGGCCAAACTGAAAAATACATACACCGACAAGCTGCCGCAAATGATCGACCCGACCAGCGGCCGTGTGCACACCTCGTATCACCAGGCGGTGGCGGCTACCGGGCGCCTGTCTTCGAGCGACCCCAATCTGCAGAATATCCCGATTCGCACCGAAGAGGGCCGCCGCATTCGCCAGGCCTTCGTCGCCGATCCGCGCATCAATGGGGGCAGCCTGATCGTGGCTGCGGACTACTCGCAGATCGAGCTGCGCATCATGGCGCACCTGTCGGGAGATAAAGGCCTGTTGGATGCCTTTGCCGAGGGCGCCGACATTCACCGTGCGACCGCCGCCGAGGTGTTCGAGGTGCCCGCCGCTGAGGTGTCCGATGAGCAGCGTCGCCGAGCGAAAGCCATCAACTTCGGGCTGATCTACGGGATGAGTGCTTTCGGCCTCGCCAAGCAGCTGGATATCCCGCGCGCGGATGCCCAGACCTATATCGACCGTTATTTCCAGCGCTACCCCGGTGTCCTCGCTTACATGGAGAACACCCGCAAGCAGGCCGCGGACAAGGGCTACGTGGAAACCCTGTTCGGCCGCCGCCTGTACCTGCCGGAAATCAATTCCCGCAATGGCATGCAGCGTCAGGCCGCCGAGCGCACCGCGATCAATGCGCCGATGCAGGGCACCGCAGCGGACATTATCAAGCGCGCGATGATTGCGGTGGATGCCTGGTTGCGCGAGGAAGCGCTGCAGTCGCGCCTGATCATGCAGGTGCACGATGAACTGGTGCTGGAAGTGCCCGCGAACGAGCGGGGTTTGATCGTAAAGCGTATTCCCGAGTTGATGCAGGCCGCCGCAGAACTGGATGTGCCGTTAATCGCGGATCTCGGTGAAGGCGTCAACTGGGATGAGGCGCACTGA
- a CDS encoding SURF1 family protein, translating to MTVPNESSHKDDNAVSTGTGILSTEAGDPPRVASVAFIRSWTLSALCLFFFPLLVGLGNWQLHRAEEKQQILQQLNTRLSSQPVSVSGLESLEIFTPVRLLGVYTDEYLYLDNRTRNGRVGYEVLQVFEVSANVGHAKTGKKSRWLINRGWLAAGPDRGQLPEVRYPLAAKVVTGFLYPSAESDQEGPRPSTAVADGHGRIQSMDAGLGRRLGLQHPQWHVRLGADSDTALVTDWQLITTNPQKHRGYAVQWFLMAAALLVMWLLAATRTREIVREKWFKNSPEQT from the coding sequence ATGACTGTTCCGAATGAATCGTCACATAAAGACGATAACGCAGTATCCACCGGGACCGGAATACTCTCCACGGAAGCGGGCGACCCACCGCGCGTTGCCAGTGTAGCATTTATCCGCAGCTGGACTCTCAGCGCCCTGTGCCTTTTCTTTTTTCCCCTGTTGGTCGGGCTCGGCAACTGGCAATTGCACCGTGCCGAAGAAAAGCAGCAGATTCTCCAGCAACTAAACACTCGTCTCTCCTCTCAGCCGGTATCGGTGTCCGGGCTTGAATCCCTGGAAATCTTTACCCCGGTCCGCTTGCTCGGTGTCTACACCGACGAATACCTGTACCTCGACAACCGGACGCGCAACGGTCGCGTGGGCTATGAGGTGTTACAGGTATTTGAGGTCAGCGCGAATGTCGGCCACGCCAAGACCGGGAAAAAGTCGCGCTGGCTGATCAATCGCGGTTGGCTTGCTGCCGGCCCGGATCGTGGCCAACTACCGGAAGTGCGTTACCCACTGGCCGCCAAGGTGGTGACCGGATTTCTGTATCCGAGCGCGGAGAGCGATCAAGAGGGTCCACGCCCTTCCACAGCTGTAGCCGACGGGCACGGGCGCATTCAGTCGATGGATGCGGGGCTGGGCAGGCGGCTGGGGCTGCAGCATCCCCAGTGGCACGTGCGGCTCGGTGCGGACTCGGATACGGCACTGGTGACCGACTGGCAATTGATCACCACAAATCCACAAAAGCATCGTGGCTACGCCGTGCAATGGTTCTTGATGGCCGCTGCACTGCTGGTCATGTGGTTGCTGGCCGCGACCAGAACGCGGGAAATTGTGCGAGAAAAGTGGTTTAAAAATTCGCCAGAACAGACATAA
- the yihA gene encoding ribosome biogenesis GTP-binding protein YihA/YsxC, producing MSESNVERINFRRAEFLISAPTLAECPEDTGAEVAFAGRSNAGKSSAINALTDNGKLARTSKTPGRTQLINFFRLSEQQRLVDLPGYGYAKVARSMKDEWQRHLAFYLEQRQCLKGLVLLMDIRQPLKEFDLQMLSWAVNAGLPAHILLTKADKLKNGPANNVRFAVEKELKALELDNNVSVQIFSSPKRKGLGKLEARLNQWLSLAPPEAQDDDNTTPA from the coding sequence ATGTCTGAATCCAATGTAGAACGAATCAACTTCCGCCGTGCGGAATTTTTAATCAGTGCGCCCACCCTGGCGGAGTGCCCGGAGGATACCGGCGCCGAGGTCGCGTTCGCGGGACGCTCCAATGCCGGCAAATCCAGCGCCATCAACGCCCTGACCGACAACGGCAAGCTGGCGCGCACCTCCAAGACACCGGGACGCACCCAGCTGATCAACTTCTTTCGCCTGAGCGAGCAGCAGCGGCTGGTGGATCTGCCGGGCTATGGCTACGCCAAGGTGGCCCGCTCCATGAAAGACGAGTGGCAACGACATCTCGCGTTTTACCTGGAACAGCGCCAGTGCCTCAAGGGCCTGGTGCTGCTGATGGACATCCGCCAGCCGCTCAAGGAGTTCGACCTGCAGATGCTCTCCTGGGCAGTCAACGCCGGGCTACCGGCACATATTCTGCTGACCAAGGCCGACAAGCTGAAGAACGGGCCCGCCAACAATGTGCGCTTCGCGGTGGAAAAGGAACTGAAGGCACTGGAACTGGACAACAACGTCAGCGTACAGATCTTTTCCTCTCCCAAGCGCAAGGGGTTGGGAAAGCTGGAGGCGCGCCTGAATCAGTGGCTGTCGCTGGCGCCACCAGAGGCACAGGACGACGACAACACAACTCCCGCCTAG
- a CDS encoding heme A synthase, whose translation MDVESDITELRKNYKKDWRFRLALIGTGLALVVIVLGAFTRLTHAGLGCPDWPGCYGHLLWPNEGHEIAAANQAFPDTPVETDKTWPEMVHRYFAGMLLLLVAGLTVMFWRRRGHRGFIQSHILLGLIVLQAAFGMWTVTLKLWPQVVTAHLLGGMATVSLLWMLVERLRYRKRVIPPQEFTALQKLRPLAVAAVVAVALQITLGGWTSANYAALACPDFPTCHNQWWPETDFAQGFNIAQQIGPNYLGGALEGDARTAIHMTHRIGAIIVTLLVSLLCLLAWRAGSRRWAQGLFAVLCLQVGLGIANVVMSLPLSIAVAHNAGAALLLLSLLTFCYRINTVQAANRSFA comes from the coding sequence ATGGATGTGGAATCCGACATCACCGAACTGAGAAAAAATTACAAAAAAGACTGGCGCTTCCGCCTGGCGTTGATCGGCACCGGACTGGCACTGGTGGTCATCGTGCTTGGCGCGTTCACCCGCCTGACGCATGCGGGCCTGGGGTGTCCCGACTGGCCCGGTTGCTACGGGCACCTGCTGTGGCCGAATGAGGGCCACGAAATTGCCGCGGCGAATCAGGCATTTCCGGATACTCCCGTAGAAACCGATAAAACCTGGCCGGAAATGGTGCACCGGTATTTTGCCGGCATGCTGCTGCTACTGGTTGCCGGCCTCACGGTGATGTTCTGGCGCCGTCGCGGGCATCGCGGATTTATTCAGAGCCACATTTTACTGGGATTAATCGTACTGCAGGCTGCGTTTGGTATGTGGACGGTAACCCTGAAACTTTGGCCGCAAGTCGTGACCGCGCATTTACTGGGTGGCATGGCCACTGTCTCGTTACTGTGGATGCTGGTTGAGCGACTGCGTTATCGAAAACGCGTGATCCCGCCCCAGGAGTTCACCGCGTTGCAAAAGTTACGTCCGCTCGCGGTGGCGGCGGTCGTCGCAGTGGCCCTACAGATTACCCTCGGTGGTTGGACCAGTGCCAATTACGCCGCACTCGCCTGTCCGGATTTCCCTACCTGTCACAACCAGTGGTGGCCAGAAACGGACTTCGCCCAGGGATTCAATATCGCACAACAGATCGGGCCGAACTATCTGGGTGGCGCACTGGAGGGCGATGCGCGCACGGCTATTCATATGACCCATCGTATCGGCGCAATCATCGTCACGCTCCTGGTAAGCCTGCTTTGCCTGCTCGCCTGGCGTGCAGGATCCCGTCGCTGGGCGCAGGGGTTGTTCGCTGTTTTGTGCTTGCAAGTAGGGCTCGGAATTGCGAACGTGGTGATGTCGTTACCGCTGTCGATTGCGGTGGCGCACAATGCGGGCGCGGCACTGTTGCTGTTAAGCCTGCTGACCTTCTGTTATCGCATTAATACCGTGCAGGCAGCGAACAGGAGCTTTGCATAA
- a CDS encoding CPBP family intramembrane glutamic endopeptidase gives MFSLNVHDGAPVIRAATPFDTKSLWLPASLLCLLAIPFGWIGTFAPAIWLGLVAMENARRWKRALSFVITGALMLVVNSGLIPGNDHITVLPPYTDAEGNVIYASLRPAKAIIALTVVIFMLYRPQPLKRSDLPVIAAAVAVPVLLGALLLGVSPKLNATIAIAALINLLVVCIAEEGFFRWVMQRGLGEWLTGKWRWLPTLFVATVFTTLHTGWAATPALMALVGVAGLGYALVWQLRGSFWACVFAHWGVNLLHMTLLRYPA, from the coding sequence ATGTTTTCACTTAATGTTCATGACGGCGCGCCAGTGATTCGCGCTGCCACACCCTTCGACACCAAATCGCTTTGGCTGCCGGCGTCGCTTCTGTGTTTACTGGCCATACCGTTCGGCTGGATCGGCACCTTTGCGCCGGCGATCTGGCTCGGGCTGGTTGCCATGGAAAATGCCAGGCGCTGGAAACGCGCGTTGAGTTTTGTGATCACCGGGGCACTGATGCTGGTGGTCAACAGTGGCCTGATACCCGGCAATGACCACATCACCGTGTTGCCGCCCTACACCGATGCCGAAGGCAATGTGATCTATGCCAGTTTGCGACCAGCCAAGGCGATCATCGCGCTGACAGTAGTGATCTTCATGTTATATCGGCCGCAGCCCCTGAAGCGTTCGGACCTGCCGGTAATCGCCGCAGCAGTCGCGGTACCGGTGCTACTGGGTGCGCTTCTGCTCGGTGTTTCTCCCAAGCTGAATGCCACCATCGCTATCGCCGCACTGATTAACCTGCTGGTGGTGTGCATTGCGGAAGAAGGATTCTTTCGTTGGGTGATGCAGCGGGGCCTGGGGGAATGGCTCACCGGTAAATGGCGTTGGCTTCCCACTCTCTTCGTCGCGACCGTGTTTACCACCCTGCACACCGGCTGGGCGGCAACGCCAGCGCTTATGGCGTTGGTTGGTGTGGCCGGGCTGGGTTATGCACTGGTGTGGCAGCTGCGCGGCAGCTTCTGGGCCTGTGTGTTTGCCCACTGGGGGGTAAACCTGCTGCATATGACGTTGTTGCGATACCCCGCCTAA
- a CDS encoding metal ABC transporter substrate-binding protein: MFKPSFPTVCFLIIAALAALVAGCGNETPARTEPPVLLASIAPVAMIAREVAADDIEVRELIRGGDPHHYAPKVADRLAMESAQLVVWLGPEMESVLARQMSLLPADRQLGLLAAGGYEFEGADADDPHLWLRPRNAAVMAAHIANRLAHLNPQRAEAFRTRARDFSRAMANLQKVQDRALWAYRDVPIVSTHKAYSQFFGPAGVVTESLGATAGHQHGARTMLDKQQKRGAGPVHGCLFGEVPANDRDRQTAAHLNLDYVALDPLGTALPENADYADLMARLLADARQCLGAIPDRDH, encoded by the coding sequence ATGTTCAAACCATCATTCCCAACCGTATGTTTCCTGATTATCGCTGCTCTCGCCGCCTTGGTTGCCGGCTGTGGTAACGAAACCCCGGCTCGCACGGAGCCGCCGGTGTTGCTGGCCAGCATTGCGCCGGTGGCAATGATTGCCCGGGAGGTCGCCGCGGATGACATCGAGGTCAGGGAGCTGATCCGCGGCGGTGACCCCCATCACTACGCCCCCAAGGTTGCCGACCGGCTGGCGATGGAGTCGGCGCAGCTGGTGGTGTGGCTGGGCCCGGAAATGGAATCGGTACTGGCGCGGCAGATGTCGCTGTTGCCGGCGGATCGACAGCTGGGCTTGCTCGCCGCGGGTGGCTATGAGTTCGAAGGTGCCGACGCGGATGACCCGCATCTGTGGTTGCGCCCGCGCAATGCGGCGGTGATGGCCGCGCACATCGCCAACCGGCTCGCACACCTGAACCCGCAGCGGGCAGAGGCGTTCCGCACCCGGGCACGTGATTTTTCCCGCGCCATGGCCAACCTGCAGAAAGTGCAGGACCGCGCGCTCTGGGCCTACCGCGATGTTCCCATCGTCTCCACCCACAAAGCTTACAGCCAGTTTTTCGGGCCCGCGGGTGTCGTCACGGAAAGTCTTGGCGCCACTGCCGGCCACCAGCACGGTGCGCGCACTATGTTGGACAAGCAGCAAAAGCGGGGAGCAGGGCCGGTGCACGGCTGTCTGTTCGGTGAGGTGCCAGCCAATGACCGCGATCGGCAGACGGCGGCGCACCTGAATCTCGACTATGTGGCGTTGGACCCGCTGGGCACGGCGCTGCCAGAGAATGCCGATTATGCGGATCTCATGGCCCGGCTACTGGCGGATGCGCGCCAGTGCCTGGGGGCCATTCCGGACCGGGATCACTGA
- a CDS encoding SCO family protein produces the protein MSENVQQTREQKRGIYLTVVVMVVFMVAVLLGFLNKLNQPRVITEAELRANGAIKLERPRILDEFELLADTGDAFKTTDLAGRWTLVFFGFTHCPDVCPTTLATLNNFYQTLDEDTQEDTDILLVSVDPQRDKPEQLHSYVRYFNPDFYGVTGEFLNLKRFANQLNVPFNKVPLEDGNYTVDHGSQVVLINPRGHYHGFFKAPLDPAKMKLTYRSMRATYNG, from the coding sequence ATGAGCGAGAATGTCCAACAAACCCGGGAGCAGAAGCGGGGAATTTATCTCACCGTCGTAGTCATGGTGGTGTTCATGGTGGCGGTGTTGCTCGGCTTTTTGAATAAATTGAATCAGCCGCGGGTGATTACCGAGGCGGAGTTGCGTGCCAATGGTGCGATCAAGCTGGAGCGGCCGCGCATACTCGACGAATTCGAGCTGCTTGCGGATACCGGGGATGCCTTCAAAACCACGGATCTGGCGGGGCGCTGGACCCTGGTGTTTTTCGGCTTTACCCATTGTCCGGACGTTTGTCCCACCACGCTTGCGACGCTGAATAATTTCTACCAGACACTGGATGAGGACACGCAGGAAGATACGGATATTTTACTGGTTTCTGTCGACCCCCAACGGGATAAACCCGAGCAGCTGCACAGCTATGTTCGCTACTTTAATCCCGACTTCTACGGGGTTACTGGCGAATTCCTTAACCTGAAACGCTTTGCCAACCAGCTGAATGTTCCGTTCAACAAGGTGCCCCTGGAAGACGGAAATTACACCGTGGATCACGGATCCCAGGTTGTGCTGATCAATCCGCGCGGACACTATCACGGTTTCTTCAAGGCGCCGCTGGACCCGGCAAAAATGAAGCTCACCTATCGATCCATGCGGGCCACGTATAACGGATAG
- the znuC gene encoding zinc ABC transporter ATP-binding protein ZnuC, with protein MEYLLSSSAPLIRAHNLGLEIAGRQLLHDISLALQPAEIVTVIGPNGAGKTTLLRLLLGLSKPTSGTVERIPGLRLGYMPQRLQIDATMPMTVGRFLQLGIEGVSVEDALARVAAPHLASARLADLSGGEMQRVLLARAAARRPQLLVLDEPTQGVDVGGQSEVYQLIAQLRDELRCGVLLVSHDLHLVMAATDRVLCLNQHICCHGHPEQVSKDPVYLEMFGDKLALYTHHHNHHHDLSGEVVDEHCTHDHAHAVTPPPSSSNTPGSGNHQ; from the coding sequence TTGGAGTATCTCCTGAGCTCTTCTGCCCCGCTCATCCGCGCCCACAACCTCGGTCTGGAAATCGCGGGCCGGCAGCTGCTGCACGATATTTCGCTGGCATTGCAGCCAGCCGAAATCGTCACCGTGATCGGCCCCAATGGCGCCGGCAAGACGACCCTGCTGCGCCTGCTGCTCGGGCTCAGCAAGCCCACCAGTGGCACAGTGGAGCGAATCCCCGGCCTTCGTCTTGGCTATATGCCCCAGCGCCTGCAAATTGATGCCACCATGCCGATGACGGTGGGGCGTTTCCTGCAGCTGGGTATCGAAGGCGTATCGGTGGAGGATGCACTGGCGCGGGTGGCGGCACCCCATCTTGCATCCGCGCGGCTCGCGGATTTATCCGGTGGCGAGATGCAGCGGGTACTTCTGGCACGGGCAGCGGCGCGCCGGCCGCAACTGCTGGTGCTGGATGAGCCCACCCAGGGTGTCGATGTCGGGGGCCAGAGTGAGGTTTACCAGCTCATCGCGCAGTTGCGTGACGAGCTTCGCTGCGGCGTGTTGCTGGTGTCCCACGACCTGCACCTGGTGATGGCCGCGACCGACCGGGTGTTGTGCCTGAATCAGCACATCTGTTGTCACGGTCACCCGGAACAGGTCAGCAAGGACCCGGTCTATCTGGAAATGTTCGGGGACAAGCTCGCCCTGTATACCCATCACCACAACCACCACCACGATCTCAGTGGCGAGGTGGTGGACGAGCACTGCACGCACGACCACGCCCATGCGGTCACCCCACCCCCGTCCAGCTCAAACACGCCCGGCAGCGGTAACCACCAGTGA
- the cyoE gene encoding heme o synthase, which yields MSIQAVNVQRAGWRDYYELTKPRVVMLMILTSVIGMLLAVPGMVPLDILILGNIGIALCAGGAAAVNHLVDRHVDIKMARTTNRPVARGRVEPQKALVFALVLGCSGMAILLAFVNPLTAWLTLLSLLGYAVVYTMFLKRATPQNIVIGGLAGAAPPLLGWVAVTGEMHGHGLLLALIIFAWTPPHFWALAVHRRDDYAKAEIPMLPITHGVRYTKVHILLYTIILFAVSLLPFATAMLGWMYLLGAVVLGIGFLYWAIEMLRDKNPKAGMETFKYSIIYLMALFCIMLLDHYLVALPTSGA from the coding sequence ATGAGTATCCAGGCAGTTAATGTTCAGCGCGCCGGCTGGCGCGATTACTACGAACTCACCAAACCGCGGGTGGTGATGTTGATGATCCTCACCTCCGTGATCGGTATGCTGCTGGCCGTACCGGGGATGGTGCCACTGGATATTCTGATACTGGGGAACATCGGCATTGCCTTGTGTGCTGGCGGTGCCGCCGCGGTCAACCATCTGGTGGATCGTCATGTCGACATCAAAATGGCGCGTACCACCAACCGACCGGTGGCGAGGGGTCGGGTCGAGCCGCAAAAAGCGTTGGTATTCGCCCTCGTTCTCGGGTGCAGCGGAATGGCGATCCTGCTGGCTTTTGTGAACCCGCTGACCGCATGGCTGACCTTGCTGTCGCTGCTGGGCTATGCCGTTGTCTACACCATGTTTCTGAAGCGTGCGACACCGCAGAATATCGTGATTGGTGGTCTCGCCGGTGCGGCGCCGCCTCTGCTGGGTTGGGTGGCGGTGACCGGCGAGATGCACGGTCACGGGTTACTGCTTGCGTTGATCATTTTTGCCTGGACGCCGCCCCATTTCTGGGCGCTGGCGGTGCACCGCCGTGATGATTACGCCAAGGCAGAAATTCCCATGCTGCCCATCACCCACGGTGTGCGTTACACCAAAGTCCATATTCTTCTCTACACCATCATCCTGTTTGCGGTGAGCCTGCTTCCGTTTGCAACGGCCATGCTTGGCTGGATGTATTTGTTGGGCGCAGTCGTACTGGGGATCGGGTTCCTCTACTGGGCCATTGAAATGCTGCGGGATAAAAACCCCAAAGCGGGAATGGAAACCTTCAAGTACTCCATCATCTACCTGATGGCACTGTTCTGTATCATGCTGCTGGATCACTACCTGGTGGCGTTGCCGACGAGTGGAGCCTGA
- a CDS encoding DUF2909 domain-containing protein — MWLKAIIVLLFLAVLASLTSALLFLLRDMGAPESKRTLYALGVRISLAALLLVAIWYGFHSGVLSNTAPWANRY; from the coding sequence ATGTGGCTAAAAGCAATAATCGTGTTGCTGTTTCTCGCCGTGCTGGCGAGCCTGACCAGCGCCCTGCTCTTCTTACTGCGTGATATGGGTGCGCCCGAATCCAAGCGTACACTCTATGCTCTCGGGGTTCGCATTTCCCTTGCCGCGCTTCTCCTTGTGGCCATCTGGTATGGCTTCCACAGTGGAGTGCTTTCCAACACCGCGCCCTGGGCCAATCGATACTGA
- a CDS encoding iron chelate uptake ABC transporter family permease subunit, protein MNDLSQLLHSTFLWYALAAGLLVAVVSGPLGCFAVWRRMAYFGDTLAHSALLGVTLGFVLHIQPTLAVGVSSCLLALLLVYFQRRQNLSVDTLLGILSHSMLALGIVTVSLLEINVDLLSLLLGDLLAVSAQDLVLMALAALVIGMLLLLLWPKLLAFTLHEELAAVEGVRVEWIRLALMLMLALLIAIAMKVVGVLLITALLIIPAAAARRISTTPEQMAGFASLIGCIAVLLGLAASVLWNSPAGPSIVLAAGGLFLLCQLRPATT, encoded by the coding sequence GTGAACGATTTGTCCCAGCTTCTACACAGCACCTTCCTCTGGTACGCCCTCGCTGCGGGTTTGCTGGTCGCGGTGGTCAGCGGCCCCCTGGGCTGCTTCGCCGTATGGCGACGGATGGCGTACTTTGGCGATACCCTCGCCCACTCGGCGCTGCTGGGGGTTACCCTCGGCTTCGTCCTGCATATTCAGCCGACACTCGCCGTGGGCGTGAGCAGCTGCCTGCTGGCGCTGCTGCTGGTGTATTTTCAGCGGCGCCAGAATCTTTCTGTCGACACCCTGCTGGGTATCCTGTCGCATTCCATGCTGGCGCTGGGGATCGTCACCGTCAGCCTGCTGGAAATCAACGTCGATTTGTTGTCACTGCTGCTGGGTGACCTGCTGGCGGTATCCGCCCAGGACCTGGTGCTGATGGCATTGGCGGCACTGGTGATCGGGATGTTGCTGCTGCTGCTGTGGCCCAAACTGCTCGCGTTCACCCTGCACGAGGAACTGGCCGCGGTGGAGGGCGTGCGGGTGGAGTGGATCCGGCTGGCGCTGATGCTGATGCTGGCGCTGCTGATCGCCATTGCCATGAAGGTGGTGGGTGTACTGTTGATCACCGCACTGTTGATCATTCCCGCCGCCGCGGCGCGGCGCATTTCCACGACCCCGGAACAGATGGCGGGCTTCGCTTCGTTAATCGGGTGTATCGCCGTACTGCTCGGGCTTGCCGCATCGGTGCTCTGGAACAGCCCCGCAGGACCTTCCATTGTGCTGGCGGCCGGTGGGTTATTCTTGCTTTGCCAGCTGCGCCCGGCAACCACCTGA